ATCATGTCACGAACATAGATTTTATCATAGGGTTTGTGAACGAATTCAGTCATAAAATTATCTAATTTTAGAGATTAATGAATATTTGTAAATTTTATAATGGTATTTTTTAAATAAAGTGTATGTCAGAATCATCAAGCGAACCTACAGATCATGAATTATTTGTAACAGAATTTCCAAAAGGTAATTTTGGAATTGTAGATTATCTACAAGGTCGTGTGCATTTTGCATTAATGGACCAAATGAAATTAATGCATAAATCAGGAATGAACCAAGAGCAGATCAAAGAAGCAATAATAAAAACAGTGACAGAGATTGTAGAGAATTTTGAGCCAAAAAAAGAATCAGAAAGTGCTTGATTCTAATTTACTAGATTCCATCATCAAAATTTTATGACATTTGCAGTAACAATTTGTATGCGGTAAATCATTATCATTTCTATACCTGCATTCTTTTGTATGTTCAATATCCATTGGATTTTGCATCTACATTCATTAAAAAATCAATAAAATAAAGTTATGAAAACAAGAATTCATTTCAGAATAAGTAATCAAAAAGATTACTCATCTGAAATTAACCAGGATGAGCCTATAGCATCTTCCCAATTAGTTGAGGTGGTGTTATCATTCATGAATACAGTAAATCAAATTTGCATTTAAAAGAGATGAACGATTGATCAGTAGCAATGTTATGAATGATTTGATAGTGATTCTTTATATGGATTTCAAACGATTATCGGCAATTGTCCATAAGTAATGAATAAGATATTTTAGATTTCATTATTTTTTTTGTTATGGGCAGTTCTTTCAAAATAATATTCTTGTTTTTTCAAATCTTTTTCAGAAATAATTCTGCATTTTCTCATTGGTACAAGTCGAGATATTTGCTCATAAGTAGTCATATCTCTAACATCAGAAGCATATGCAATTTGCAATAAAGGAGGTTTTTCTTCAATCATAGGTTTTGCTTGCTCGTAACCCCCACTTTGTATCATACCAGTTCTAAATAGGCCAATATGTTCAGAACTTTTAGAGATTTGAGGATCCTCATAGCAACAAATTGAAAATTCACCATTATCTTTTTCAATAATTGTTAATCGAGTAAACTTGTCACTCCATTCTTCTATTTCTTGTGCAATAGTTGTTGCTTCTTTTTTATCTTCAAAAACAGTAGAGACTACAAGTCTATCTTTTTCATAAGCCCATGATATTCCATAAAAATTATCATGCCAATCAATTTCAAATGACATAACTTAGATCAAAAATATCACAAATTAATGCTTTGCATTTAAAAATAATTAAAAGATGAATAAGCCCAGAGCAAAATCCCGGTTAGTTTCCTTTAGAGCATTACACTCAGGGGGTTAAGGTGGACTTATTCCTAATACTAACAATAGGAAGTTATCATAAATAAGTATAATTTTTTTTATGTAATTTTTACAAATTATTATAAAATAATTACAGATCAAAATAAAAAAATTACAACTTTTTGTCTGAATTTCATAAATTGAATCACATTAAAAATAATTACAAAACAGAATATTCTTTTTTTGATTCAACTAGATCTAACAATAAGTTTTTTGGAAAAGGATCAAATAGGGATTGTTCTAGAATAATTTTTACATCATATCTTAATGCCCAAGAATAGAGTAGTGTAGATATTTCTGATTGTAAAATTAAATCATTTTCAAACTCATCAATTAATGATTGATAATGAGATTTTTCAGATTCAGATAATTTTGATTTTACAAAATTAAACATGTATTCAAATGTGTTAATCATAGGGGTTTTTTTTACAGGGGAGGACAATACATCATATGCAATTTTTTGAAATTTCTTTGAAATAATTTCAAAGTCATCCTCAATTTTAAAAATCAAACCAAGTTCAGCTGTTAATGTTTCATCATGACATAAAAATAAAAGCATATTTTTTGAATAGAATTCAAATAATTTTGCAATAGACTGGGATTCTAAAGATTCTCGTAAATTTGCTAAAACAAAAATCCTCGTTAGAAAATGCTCCCTAATTGCAATATTTTCAAGTCTTTTTTCATCTTCCTTAACCATATTGGGGAATTCTGCAGATACACCTTCAGAAAACATTCCAGAAGTTTTTTGATATCCAGAATCTGTACCTAATTTATGATATAATCTAACATTAGATATTCCACATGTAGGGGAATCTCGTTTAAAGATAAAACCATCAAGAATATCCACAGAGCTAACAAATTTTTTTGTAAAATTATGCATTTCTTCAGTTAGATTTTTTTCTGATGAAGGTTGATAGAGATTTTTTATTCCATCAATTTTAACAAGTCTAATAGGTTTTCTAGGAGTACCCAATCCAATTCCAACCTCAGGGCAAACTTGAACAAAATCCACATATTTTTTCATATTTCTAACAAAATTGTTATTGATTCTACTACCATCATATCTACACATTTCAAATTCGAGGCATTTACTGATACCAATTATTGGTCGTGAAAAATCACTCATATGAAAATTCAAACTTCAGTGAATATAACTGGAAATAAAATATTTAGATAGTGCTAACGATAACCACAATAAAAATAATTGAATTAAAAAAAATAATTCAAATGCAACTATTCTAGTGCCTATTTTTCATTGAGTCATATTTTTTTCTAGATTTACTATTTCTAGGATGTGTTCTTAACATATATCCACAACAAGGACACCATATTCCATCCCATTGGATAAAAATTTCACATGTTTGACATCTTTTTTGCCCAGCAGCATACCGACTTCCAGTAATAGTTTTTTTTACACTAAACTGAATACAAATTTTTTTACAAACCATTGAAATCAGCATGAATATGAGTTTGAACATCTACAACGTTCTTACAACAATTACAGATGGTAGTTGTGATTAAACGACATTTTAAACATAAATCTAATTCTTTAATTTCACATCCGCACAATCTACATAATTTATTATTCATTTTAAAAAAAAGAAAAACTCACCTACCTAATTATTAGATAAGACAGATAAGATAGGCATTGCATCCCATTCATACATGGAATAATTTAAAATTCCAGAACAAATTTGATCATATTTTTTGAAAAAATCATCTGCTTCCTTTTTTGTAGCCTCAAAAACAGCCATGCCTGTAACATCATCATTAAATGGACCAGACCACATAATTTTGCCTGCACTTTGCCAATCATCGGTTAGACTTTGGATTTGAGGAGCAATTCTTTCAATATCCGAGGGATTTACTTCATCTTTAAACACTGTAATAATGACCCAAGGCTTTGTTTCAATTTGACTCATAAAGAAAAATTCTCAAATATCCTTTTAAAACTAAATAACAATCTTGCATCATAAAATAATTGCATGAAACAAATTAATGAAGAAAAATTAATTTAAAAAATTCAATATTTTTTCTTCAATTAATCCAGATTCATAATCATCAGATGTGAATAAAATAGTCTCCATATCAAATAATTTTGCAACATCCAAATTTTCTTGTTTATCATCAATGAATAAGATATTTTGAGAAGATATTTGGTCACAAACATGTTCATAAATTTCAGGGTTGGGTTTGGACATTTGTAACAAATTTGAATAAAAGTGATAGTCAAACTCCTTTAACAGATGTTTTTGGACATTAGTAGAAGTTTCAGGAGTTAAATTTGACAGTATACCTATTGAATGACCATGGTTCTGAAGAGATTTTGCAAATGTTAAGAATTTAGTATTAATGCTGGATTTTTTTAAAAAAGTTTTACTAATAATTTTTTTATCAATATCATTATTTGAGCCAAGAACTATGTCCCAAAATTCACTTTCATTAATTTTAGACTCAAATAAACTGCAAAGATTATCATTAAATTTTGATTTTATTTCATTAAACGGTTTACCCATTTGTGATGAGATTTCATCATATAACCAATCATCATTCCAATTTATTAAAACACCCCCAAGATCAAATAAAACAGTCTTCACAAAAATTTTTAAATTTATTATTAATTAAAGAATTTAAAAAAAATAATTATTTAGCACTATGAATTAAGATTATTTTTCAGTTAATTTTTGTAATAACTTGTCAATCTCATGTAAAGCTAGCTTATCTCTACCAATAACATCAAATTTCTGCAAAATAGATTCAAACAAATCCTCTTCCTCAATTTGTTCATGAACAAACCATTCAAGGAAAATACTAGTTCTATGATCATTTTCATTTTGAGCAGTATCGATAATTTTATCAATAGATTTCGTTACTTTTTGCTCATTTTGTAATGATGTCTTAAACACTTGCTCCAAAGATTTCATATTTTGTTTAGGTTTCTCAATTGAAGGTATTACAGTATGAATTTTAAGATCATTAAGGTATTGAATGATCTTAAGCATATGATCTCGCTCTTCTGTTGAGTGATGTTGAAAAAAGGATGATGCACCATCATATCCATTGACTTTACACCAAGATGATATGTACAGATAATAATTTGATGCATTTGCTTCCATGGCTATTTGATCATGAAGTAAATTCAATATTTTTTTAGAAATTTTCATACTTCATCTTAAATTTAATTGAATTTAAGGAATTCGAAATGAAAATAAAAAAATAAAATGAACATTTAGTAAAAGTATGGAACTAATGGAAATAGCAATACCTGCATTAATCATTTCAGCTGTAGGAATTATGGTAGGTACAAGAATTTGGATTATGTTTAGAAAATGACTAAAAAGTAATTATATCAAATTACCACTATGTCATTTTACAAAAACAAGTAAAATATAACAAAAAATGTACTATATGATACAGAATGGATAATGCAAAAATTGCTTTGATTTCAGGATTTGTTACAGTAGTGGTATTGTCTATTTCATTACTGTTTATCTAAGAATTTTTAAAAAACAAATAAAAAATTCCAGTACATTTGTTTACTAGTAATTAATGGAAATATTATGAGAAAGACATTAGGGGATTATAATATTGAAAAATCATCTTCTTCTGATGTAAATAATATCAATTGGTCACAAAAAAAATCTAGTGAAGATAAAAAACCTAAAAAGAAAAAAATTGTTAAAAAAAGTCAAATTCCTTCAGGAACAAACATTATTTATAAAAAAACAGAGGATGAGAAAGCAGTTTCTAAAAAAATAGTAAAAATAACTAACGAGCAAAATTCTGATAAATCTAAAGAAACAACTGGTAAAAGATTTGAAAATAAAGATTCATCGTTAGGACAAGTTAAAGAAAGATCATATAAGAGACCTGGAAGGTAGACATCAAAAACAAGGTAACACTGAAACAGTTTTAATAAATAAAAAAAATTGAAGAATCAAAGAAAATGTCAAGAATCAAAGAAAAATTTGAAGAGTTAGAAAAACGAAATGAAAAAGCATTGATTTCATATATTATGTTAGGATTTCCAAATGAAAAATCTACAATGTCCACCATCAGAGGATTAGTTAAAGGTGGAGTGGACATAATAGAGATAGGATTCCCATTTTCAGATCCTTTAGCTGATGGCCCAGTAATTCAAAATGCAAGTACAATTTCACTTCAAAAAGGCACAAACGTTTCAAAATTTTTTAGCACCGTAAAAAAAATTCGTAAAGAAACAGAAATTCCACTTGTATTAATGACATATACCAATATCTTACATCGTATGGGATATGAAAAATTCATCAAAGATGCAAAGAATGCAGGCATAGATGGATTTATCCTTCCAGATATGTCATTTGAAGAATCAAAGGATTACATAGATGCGGCAAAGAATAATGCAGATACAATATTTTTAATTTCACCAAATACAACTAAAACTAGAATTGATAAAATTTCTAAGATTTCTACAGGGTTTCTGTACCTAGTAGCAGTATTTGGAACTACAGGGGTGAAAACAAGTATCAAAAATTACACATTAAAATCAATCAAAAATGTAAAAAAACAAACCAAAGGTAAAATTCCTGTTGGGATTGGGTTTGGAGTTTCAACTCCTGAGGATGTAAAAAAATACATCAAAGCTGGCGCAGATGCAGTAATTGTAGGAAGTGCATATCTGAAATTAATTGAGAAAACAAAACCTACACAACTAGAATCAAAAATTGCATCATTTACAAAGAGTCTAAAAAAACAAACGGTCATTGAATAATTAGTTACTAGTCACATCATACAAAACATACAAAAACTAGATGTTTATTTCAATAATGTGCAGACGAAGTTTATTTTTGTCACTGGAGGAGTTATGTCTGGCCTTGGAAAAGGAGTAACAACTTCATCGATTGCCAAATTATTACAATTATCAGATCAAAAAGTATCATGTATCAAAATTGATCCGTATCTAAATTATGATGCAGGGACCATGAATCCTGTAGCACATGGGGAAGTTTTCGTTACTGATGATGGAGGAGAATGTGACATGGATATTGGAAATTATGAAAGATTTCTCAATCAAGACATATCAAAAGATCACAACATTACCACTGCTCAAGTTTATTCATCAGTAATAGAGGCTGAACGCAAAGGAGAATATCTAGGAGCATGTGTACAAATAATTCCACATGTAACAGATGAAATCAAAAACAGGATTAGAAAAGTTGCCGAAGATGAAAAATTAGACTTCTTAATTGTGGAATGTGGGGGAACAGTAGGAGACATTGAATCGCTTCCATTTTTAGAGGCATTAAGACAAATGAGAGTAGAAGAAGGCCCACAAGGAGTTATTTTTGTTCATGTTACATTAGCACCTTCATTAGACGTAGTAGGGGAGCAAAAAACAAAACCAACACAACATAGCGTTCAGGAATTAAGAAGAATAGGAATTCAAGCAGACTTTTTGGCAGTAAGATGTACAAAGCAATTAGAGGAAAAAACTAAGAAAAAAATTGCCATGTTTACCAATGTAACAACTAGTGATGTATTGTCCTGTCATGATGCAAAATCAATTTTTGAAGTTCCTCAGATGCTTTATGATCAAGGAATAATGGATTCAATATTTACAAAATTTGGAATAGTTGGAATGGTTAATGCATCAGCAAACTGGGACAAATGGAACGAAATAGCACAAAACATGGTAAATCATGAAGAACAACAAGTCAGAATTGCAATGGTTGGAAAATACGTTACATTAGCAGACAGCTATGTTAGTGTGAATCACGCATTGAAACATGCAGGGGCATCAATTGGAAAATCAATCAAAATTGATTGGATAGATTCAGAATCAATCACAGATTATAA
This window of the Candidatus Nitrosomarinus catalina genome carries:
- a CDS encoding YbgA family protein gives rise to the protein MSDFSRPIIGISKCLEFEMCRYDGSRINNNFVRNMKKYVDFVQVCPEVGIGLGTPRKPIRLVKIDGIKNLYQPSSEKNLTEEMHNFTKKFVSSVDILDGFIFKRDSPTCGISNVRLYHKLGTDSGYQKTSGMFSEGVSAEFPNMVKEDEKRLENIAIREHFLTRIFVLANLRESLESQSIAKLFEFYSKNMLLFLCHDETLTAELGLIFKIEDDFEIISKKFQKIAYDVLSSPVKKTPMINTFEYMFNFVKSKLSESEKSHYQSLIDEFENDLILQSEISTLLYSWALRYDVKIILEQSLFDPFPKNLLLDLVESKKEYSVL
- a CDS encoding HAD-IA family hydrolase; translated protein: MKTVLFDLGGVLINWNDDWLYDEISSQMGKPFNEIKSKFNDNLCSLFESKINESEFWDIVLGSNNDIDKKIISKTFLKKSSINTKFLTFAKSLQNHGHSIGILSNLTPETSTNVQKHLLKEFDYHFYSNLLQMSKPNPEIYEHVCDQISSQNILFIDDKQENLDVAKLFDMETILFTSDDYESGLIEEKILNFLN
- a CDS encoding ferritin, which produces MKISKKILNLLHDQIAMEANASNYYLYISSWCKVNGYDGASSFFQHHSTEERDHMLKIIQYLNDLKIHTVIPSIEKPKQNMKSLEQVFKTSLQNEQKVTKSIDKIIDTAQNENDHRTSIFLEWFVHEQIEEEDLFESILQKFDVIGRDKLALHEIDKLLQKLTEK
- the trpA gene encoding tryptophan synthase subunit alpha, with amino-acid sequence MSRIKEKFEELEKRNEKALISYIMLGFPNEKSTMSTIRGLVKGGVDIIEIGFPFSDPLADGPVIQNASTISLQKGTNVSKFFSTVKKIRKETEIPLVLMTYTNILHRMGYEKFIKDAKNAGIDGFILPDMSFEESKDYIDAAKNNADTIFLISPNTTKTRIDKISKISTGFLYLVAVFGTTGVKTSIKNYTLKSIKNVKKQTKGKIPVGIGFGVSTPEDVKKYIKAGADAVIVGSAYLKLIEKTKPTQLESKIASFTKSLKKQTVIE
- a CDS encoding CTP synthase is translated as MQTKFIFVTGGVMSGLGKGVTTSSIAKLLQLSDQKVSCIKIDPYLNYDAGTMNPVAHGEVFVTDDGGECDMDIGNYERFLNQDISKDHNITTAQVYSSVIEAERKGEYLGACVQIIPHVTDEIKNRIRKVAEDEKLDFLIVECGGTVGDIESLPFLEALRQMRVEEGPQGVIFVHVTLAPSLDVVGEQKTKPTQHSVQELRRIGIQADFLAVRCTKQLEEKTKKKIAMFTNVTTSDVLSCHDAKSIFEVPQMLYDQGIMDSIFTKFGIVGMVNASANWDKWNEIAQNMVNHEEQQVRIAMVGKYVTLADSYVSVNHALKHAGASIGKSIKIDWIDSESITDYNQLSDYDGILVPGGFGTRGSEGIIQTANYAREKNIPYLGICFGFQLAAIAFGRSVLSLEDANSTEINANTKNPIVDLLPEQKDVSDMGGSLRLGANEVIIKSNTNAHRIYNSESISKRHRHRYEINKEYIPEFEKNGLIFSADSDNGKRMEMLEIPDHKFYLGVQFHPEFNSRPGFPEEAFSAFIKAASN